The sequence below is a genomic window from Mycobacterium sp. ITM-2016-00316.
GTCGGGACCGGACTCCCATGCGACCCAGACCAGTGAGGCCTGCGGGCTGCCGTCGGCGTTGATGGTGACCAGCGTGGTGTCCACCCCGGCGCCGATGAGTTCGCGTGCGGCTGCGTTCAGTTCCATGCGCTGTTCTACAGCGGCGCGTCCGGTTTCATTCCCGTGATGGAGGCGAGCAGTTCGATGAGTGTGGCGGTGGTGCGCTCCTTGTCGACGCCCAGACCGTGCAGCGGACCGTCGCCGTCCTCGGATTCCAGCAGCGCCAGCAGGATGTGCTCGGTGCCGATGTAGTTGTGGCCCAATCGAAGTGCTTCTCGGAAGGTCAATTCCAGCACCTTCTTGGCCGGCCCGCTGAAGGGCACCAGTTCCAGCGCCTGGCCCGTCGCCGCCGGCAGGGTGATCGTGGCCCTGATCTGGTCGGGTTCGACGCCTTGGGCGGCCAGGATGGCGATGGCCAGGGATTCGGTGTCGCCGAGCAGGCCGAGGATCAGGTGTTCGGGACCGATCTCGATGTTCTCCGCATCGCGGGCGGCGGTCTGTGCGGTGACCACGGCGTTGCGTGCTCGCGGGGTGAACCGCGCGAACCCCTCGTTGGGATCGATGCCGGCGGTATCGGCCTTGGGCACGAAGCGTTTCTGGGCGGCCTGCTTGGTGACCCCCATGCTGGTGCCGATGTCGGTCCACGATGCGCCGGAGCGGCGAGCCTGGTCCACGAAGTGGCCGATCAGGTGATCGGCGACTTCGCCGAGGTGTTCGGCCGCCAGCACCGCATCGGTGAGTTGTTCGAGGGCGTCGGTGTGGACGGATTTGATGGCGCGGATGAGGGTGTCGAGGCTGACGGAATCGGTCATGCGTCAACCGTAGGTTGACTTCAAGCTCTCGTCAACTGCGAGTTGACGTCGGGGGTCGGGTAGCCGCGGCGCACCGTGCGGTCCAGGATTCCGAGGGTGGCCCGCAGTGCGCTCTCCGGGATCACCGGAAAGATGCCGGCCTCGCGCCACGTGTCGGCGATCTTCGACCAGTCATAGAACGAGGTGACGAGCGTGCCACCATCGGCCGGTTCCAGCCGGTAGCCGTAGACGTGGCCGATCTGCGGCTTGATCTGCCCCAGGATCGTCCAGGCGATCAGCCGGTCCTGCTCGTACTCGGTGATGTCGACGGTGACGTCGTAGCGGCCCATCGGAAAGTCGTTCAGCGCTTCACGATCCATGTGCACGACGAACTGGTCGCCGACCTGTGACGCCGGGGCGCCGGTCGCGTCCTGCAGCATGCCGGAGGCATCGATGGCGACGTGCCCCTGCGGGTCGGCCAGC
It includes:
- a CDS encoding Clp protease N-terminal domain-containing protein: MTDSVSLDTLIRAIKSVHTDALEQLTDAVLAAEHLGEVADHLIGHFVDQARRSGASWTDIGTSMGVTKQAAQKRFVPKADTAGIDPNEGFARFTPRARNAVVTAQTAARDAENIEIGPEHLILGLLGDTESLAIAILAAQGVEPDQIRATITLPAATGQALELVPFSGPAKKVLELTFREALRLGHNYIGTEHILLALLESEDGDGPLHGLGVDKERTTATLIELLASITGMKPDAPL
- a CDS encoding SRPBCC family protein, yielding MTERIEVQRTIAAPAADIFAVLADPQGHVAIDASGMLQDATGAPASQVGDQFVVHMDREALNDFPMGRYDVTVDITEYEQDRLIAWTILGQIKPQIGHVYGYRLEPADGGTLVTSFYDWSKIADTWREAGIFPVIPESALRATLGILDRTVRRGYPTPDVNSQLTRA